A section of the Salminus brasiliensis chromosome 10, fSalBra1.hap2, whole genome shotgun sequence genome encodes:
- the rin3 gene encoding ras and Rab interactor 3 isoform X1, with amino-acid sequence MLSPAPTTSSPVLKKNNCSSPSTSTSPLPLVDISPHSPTFSSWKTISPTSTSPSPLNPKPFFLSTQRSMSPQVPKPICPPLPAQQPSAIPKVSPTAMPRPLPRPGSKLSSPPLPRPPPPLVSKCSNTPAPADQPQKPAPPSISILDKLIKTCPVWLQLGMTQERVAHILNKESPGIFIVRRDIGQKLMVVSVCLPGQQGEPQVQELNVKEEKALLYLEGSVLVFDNIFKLIAFYCVSRDILPFTLKLPQAIVQASKYEDMEVISTLGIEFWSSTLNSHIQDNLSKNAASGSTQEVADHSSSCEIQLSAGSDRLWYVNPIFIEEYCNSMPSSPPAPILRTQSLNTPIQAPPKYKRPPPLPPRPISVSEGALAQISTKLTREEPTSEESTLILLSSTPPVVQKEEGSQHVCTDREGTPASNIEVETAKPDMAQPPKSEATKQASRASSQRIPPVPLRRRLSENQPVGDEIQQELSNISTSNSVQAEEKVSGALVASLICLDDNMAQVEKPVDASEQPKSLQDEGLVDHSKISNGASAVTTLSVSQAKKPVAPVPPPRRKRPSQAVTTALPEASNALGTTTQEPTSCTPQNSNTPTSTHRLLCVTAGQSKVPDVSLFSPEGGAPQPDHDSYSTSSTEEEADTTVTVTGALVKRTPTIMLDRAKQRLSMVNFSTVFTSFLSADRKLQKRIVELSRDGSTYFGNLVQDYRAYTLDTMRRHSSSTEMLQEIRQMMTQLKSYLIQSTELQNLQEPATYSEDKMEIIIEAALCKSVLKPLREPVYNSLKDIHSRGGTLKRLKENQQIVLGTTTTDLGVTTSVPDTPIMEKIQVKLGNLHQEYSPQKKIDLLLKTCKNIYESMSVGCPGKAHGADDFLPVLMYVLARCNLTALLLDVEYMMELMDPALQLGEGSYYLTTTYGALEHIKNYDKQAMTRQLSLEIQDSIHRWERRRTLNKARASRSSVQDFINISFLEAGSNTKTLGVRPNTTALDLSSQCAEKFEVLEPDSYCLSVLVDGHYQPLTPKEFPLAIKSSLHHSEPRKEYYFVYRHGRWPEQEPDSQTLSSPQPTRPQEDSLI; translated from the exons ATGCTCTCCCCAGCTCCTACCACATCCTCTCCTGTcctcaaaaaaaacaactgctcttCTCCATCAACCTCTACATCACCACTGCCATTGGTTGATATTTCCCCACACTCTCCTACTTTCTCCAGCTGGAAAACCATCTCCCCAACGTCAACTTCTCCCTCACCTCTAAACCCAAAACCATTTTTCCTTTCTACCCAGAGGTCCATGTCTCCGCAGGTGCCCAAGCCCATCTGCCCACCTCTCCCTGCACAACAGCCCTCAGCCATCCCCAAAGTGTCACCCACAGCCATGCCCAGACCTCTGCCACGTCCAGGCTCTAAGCTCTCTTCACCACCTCTTCCTAGACCCCCGCCACCGTTGGTCTCAAAATGCTCCAACACACCAGCTCCAGCTGACCAGCCCCAGAAACCAGCCCCACCTAGTATAAGTATTCTAGACAAGCTGATCAAGACCTGTCCGGTGTGGCTACAGCTAGGAATGACGCAGGAAAGAGTCGCTCACATACTCAACAAGGAGTCACCTGGG ATTTTCATAGTGAGGAGGGACATTGGCCAGAAGTTAATggttgtgtcagtgtgtcttccCGGCCAGCAGGGGGAACCCCAGGTCCAGGAGTTGAACGTAAAAGAGGAAAAAGCCT TGCTTTATCTTGAGGGCTCTGTTTTGGTCTTTGACAACATCTTTAAACTCATCGCTTTTTATTGTGTTAGCCG GGACATCCTCCCCTTCACACTAAAGTTACCGCAGGCCATTGTTCAGGCCAGCAAATATGAAGACATGGAGGTGATCTCTACACTTGGTATAG AGTTCTGGAGCTCAACACTGAACAGTCACATTCAGGACAATTTAAGTAAAAATGCAGCCAGCGGCAGCACTCAAGAAGTAGCAGACCACAGCAGCTCCTGTGAGATACAACTTTCTGCTGGCAGCGATCGTCTCTGGTATGTCAATCCCATCTTCATTGAGGAATATTGCAACAGTATGCCATCCAGCCCTCCTGCACCTATCCTCAGGACTCAGAGCCTCAATACACCCATTCAGGCTCCACCGAAATACAAAAGGCCTCCGCCCTTGCCTCCACGTCCAATTAGTGTCTCAGAAGGAGCATTGGCACAGATTTCGACTAAGCTGACCAGAGAAGAGCCTACGTCAGAAGAGTCTACACTGATCTTGCTTAGCTCTACTCCTCCTGTGGTGCAGAAAGAGGAAGGAAGCCAGCATGTTTGCACAGATAGAGAGGGAACTCCAGCGTCCAACATCGAAGTAGAGACAGCCAAGCCAGACATGGCACAACCACCTAAGAGCGAAGCAACAAAGCAGGCTAGTCGTGCGTCTTCTCAGAGGATTCCCCCAGTACCACTTCGACGCAGGCTGTCGGAGAACCAGCCTGTAGGAGACGAGATCCAGCAGGAGCTTTCAAACATTAGTACCAGCAACTCGGTACAGGCAGAGGAGAAGGTGTCCGGAGCTCTTGTGGCATCTCTTATCTGCCTAGATGACAACATGGCACAAGTTGAGAAGCCTGTGGATGCCTCTGAACAGCCAAAGTCACTGCAGGATGAAGGCCTGGTGGATCACTCAAAGATATCAAATGGAGCTTCTGCTGTGACTACACTGTCAGTAAGTCAGGCGAAGAAACCTGTTGCTCCAGTGCCACCTCCTAGGAGAAAACGACCTTCTCAGGCTGTGACCACAGCTTTGCCAGAGGCCAGTAATGCCCTTGGAACAACCACTCAAGAACCCACCTCCTGCACTCCACAAAACTCCAACACACCCACTTCCACGCACCGCTTGCTCTGCGTCACTGCAGGCCAGTCCAAAGTTCCTGATGTCTCGCTGTTCTCCCCTGAGGGAGGTGCTCCCCAGCCAGACCATGATTCCTACTCCACCAGCAGCACCGAGGAGGAGGCAGACACTACAGTGACAGTGACGGGCGCTTTAGTGAAGAGGACCCCCACCATCATGCTCGACCGCGCCAAACAACGCCTCTCCATGGTGAACTTCTCCACAGTTTTCACAAGCTTTCTGAGTGCTGACCGCAAGCTGCAAAAGCGAATTGTGGAGCTGTCTCGAGATGGGAGTACCTACTTTGGAAACCTGGTGCAGGATTACCGGGCCTATACGCTGGACACCATGCGCAGGCACTCCTCAAGTACCGAGATGCTCCAAGAGATCAGGCAAATGATGACCCAGCTCAAGAGCTACCTTATTCAGAGCACTGAGCTGCAAAATCTGCAGGAGCCAGCCACATACTCCGAGGATAAGATGG AGATAATAATTGAGGCAGCGCTGTGCAAGAGTGTTCTGAAGCCTTTGAGGGAACCAGTATACAACAGTCTAAAAGATATCCACTCCCGTGGGGGCACTTTGAAGAGGCTGAAGGAGAACCAGCAGATAGTCTTGGGCACCACCACCACAGATTTAGGGGTGACCACAAGCGTTCCTGATACACCCATTATGGAGAAGATCCAGGTGAAGCTGGGGAACCTGCATCAGGAATATTCACCTCAGAAAAAGATTGACCTGCTCCTTAAAACCTGCAAGAACATCTATGAGTCCATGTCTGTGGGCTGCCCAG GGAAAGCCCATGGCGCAGATGACTTCCTGCCTGTACTGATGTACGTGCTGGCTCGCTGCAACTTGACTGCTCTGTTGTTGGATGTAGAGTATATGATGGAACTGATGGACCCTGCACTACAGCTAGGAGAAG GCTCATACTATCTCACCACCACATATGGAGCTCTGGAGCACATTAAAAACTATGACAAACAGGCCATGACCAGGCAACTGAGCCTTGAAATCCAGGACTCCATTCACCGATGGGAGCGTCGCCGCACCCTTAATAAAGCCCGCGCCTCACGCTCCTCTGTACAG GATTTCATCAATATCTCCTTCCTGGAGGCTGGTTCCAACACTAAGACTCTAGGAGTGCGTCCTAACACCACTGCTCTCGACCTATCATCACAGTGTGCTGAAAAGTTTGAGGTGTTGGAACCTGACTCCTACTGTCTGAGCGTGTTAGTGGATGGCCACTACCAACCCCTGACCCCTAAAGAGTTTCCACTTGCTATCAAATCCAGCCTGCATCATAGTGAGCCACGTAAAGAGTATTACTTTGTATACCGCCATGGACGCTGGCCCGAACAGGAACCTGACAGCCAGACATTGTCTAGTCCTCAACCTACACGTCCCCAAGAGGACAGTTTGATCTGA
- the rin3 gene encoding ras and Rab interactor 3 isoform X2 produces the protein MPRPLPRPGSKLSSPPLPRPPPPLVSKCSNTPAPADQPQKPAPPSISILDKLIKTCPVWLQLGMTQERVAHILNKESPGIFIVRRDIGQKLMVVSVCLPGQQGEPQVQELNVKEEKALLYLEGSVLVFDNIFKLIAFYCVSRDILPFTLKLPQAIVQASKYEDMEVISTLGIEFWSSTLNSHIQDNLSKNAASGSTQEVADHSSSCEIQLSAGSDRLWYVNPIFIEEYCNSMPSSPPAPILRTQSLNTPIQAPPKYKRPPPLPPRPISVSEGALAQISTKLTREEPTSEESTLILLSSTPPVVQKEEGSQHVCTDREGTPASNIEVETAKPDMAQPPKSEATKQASRASSQRIPPVPLRRRLSENQPVGDEIQQELSNISTSNSVQAEEKVSGALVASLICLDDNMAQVEKPVDASEQPKSLQDEGLVDHSKISNGASAVTTLSVSQAKKPVAPVPPPRRKRPSQAVTTALPEASNALGTTTQEPTSCTPQNSNTPTSTHRLLCVTAGQSKVPDVSLFSPEGGAPQPDHDSYSTSSTEEEADTTVTVTGALVKRTPTIMLDRAKQRLSMVNFSTVFTSFLSADRKLQKRIVELSRDGSTYFGNLVQDYRAYTLDTMRRHSSSTEMLQEIRQMMTQLKSYLIQSTELQNLQEPATYSEDKMEIIIEAALCKSVLKPLREPVYNSLKDIHSRGGTLKRLKENQQIVLGTTTTDLGVTTSVPDTPIMEKIQVKLGNLHQEYSPQKKIDLLLKTCKNIYESMSVGCPGKAHGADDFLPVLMYVLARCNLTALLLDVEYMMELMDPALQLGEGSYYLTTTYGALEHIKNYDKQAMTRQLSLEIQDSIHRWERRRTLNKARASRSSVQDFINISFLEAGSNTKTLGVRPNTTALDLSSQCAEKFEVLEPDSYCLSVLVDGHYQPLTPKEFPLAIKSSLHHSEPRKEYYFVYRHGRWPEQEPDSQTLSSPQPTRPQEDSLI, from the exons ATGCCCAGACCTCTGCCACGTCCAGGCTCTAAGCTCTCTTCACCACCTCTTCCTAGACCCCCGCCACCGTTGGTCTCAAAATGCTCCAACACACCAGCTCCAGCTGACCAGCCCCAGAAACCAGCCCCACCTAGTATAAGTATTCTAGACAAGCTGATCAAGACCTGTCCGGTGTGGCTACAGCTAGGAATGACGCAGGAAAGAGTCGCTCACATACTCAACAAGGAGTCACCTGGG ATTTTCATAGTGAGGAGGGACATTGGCCAGAAGTTAATggttgtgtcagtgtgtcttccCGGCCAGCAGGGGGAACCCCAGGTCCAGGAGTTGAACGTAAAAGAGGAAAAAGCCT TGCTTTATCTTGAGGGCTCTGTTTTGGTCTTTGACAACATCTTTAAACTCATCGCTTTTTATTGTGTTAGCCG GGACATCCTCCCCTTCACACTAAAGTTACCGCAGGCCATTGTTCAGGCCAGCAAATATGAAGACATGGAGGTGATCTCTACACTTGGTATAG AGTTCTGGAGCTCAACACTGAACAGTCACATTCAGGACAATTTAAGTAAAAATGCAGCCAGCGGCAGCACTCAAGAAGTAGCAGACCACAGCAGCTCCTGTGAGATACAACTTTCTGCTGGCAGCGATCGTCTCTGGTATGTCAATCCCATCTTCATTGAGGAATATTGCAACAGTATGCCATCCAGCCCTCCTGCACCTATCCTCAGGACTCAGAGCCTCAATACACCCATTCAGGCTCCACCGAAATACAAAAGGCCTCCGCCCTTGCCTCCACGTCCAATTAGTGTCTCAGAAGGAGCATTGGCACAGATTTCGACTAAGCTGACCAGAGAAGAGCCTACGTCAGAAGAGTCTACACTGATCTTGCTTAGCTCTACTCCTCCTGTGGTGCAGAAAGAGGAAGGAAGCCAGCATGTTTGCACAGATAGAGAGGGAACTCCAGCGTCCAACATCGAAGTAGAGACAGCCAAGCCAGACATGGCACAACCACCTAAGAGCGAAGCAACAAAGCAGGCTAGTCGTGCGTCTTCTCAGAGGATTCCCCCAGTACCACTTCGACGCAGGCTGTCGGAGAACCAGCCTGTAGGAGACGAGATCCAGCAGGAGCTTTCAAACATTAGTACCAGCAACTCGGTACAGGCAGAGGAGAAGGTGTCCGGAGCTCTTGTGGCATCTCTTATCTGCCTAGATGACAACATGGCACAAGTTGAGAAGCCTGTGGATGCCTCTGAACAGCCAAAGTCACTGCAGGATGAAGGCCTGGTGGATCACTCAAAGATATCAAATGGAGCTTCTGCTGTGACTACACTGTCAGTAAGTCAGGCGAAGAAACCTGTTGCTCCAGTGCCACCTCCTAGGAGAAAACGACCTTCTCAGGCTGTGACCACAGCTTTGCCAGAGGCCAGTAATGCCCTTGGAACAACCACTCAAGAACCCACCTCCTGCACTCCACAAAACTCCAACACACCCACTTCCACGCACCGCTTGCTCTGCGTCACTGCAGGCCAGTCCAAAGTTCCTGATGTCTCGCTGTTCTCCCCTGAGGGAGGTGCTCCCCAGCCAGACCATGATTCCTACTCCACCAGCAGCACCGAGGAGGAGGCAGACACTACAGTGACAGTGACGGGCGCTTTAGTGAAGAGGACCCCCACCATCATGCTCGACCGCGCCAAACAACGCCTCTCCATGGTGAACTTCTCCACAGTTTTCACAAGCTTTCTGAGTGCTGACCGCAAGCTGCAAAAGCGAATTGTGGAGCTGTCTCGAGATGGGAGTACCTACTTTGGAAACCTGGTGCAGGATTACCGGGCCTATACGCTGGACACCATGCGCAGGCACTCCTCAAGTACCGAGATGCTCCAAGAGATCAGGCAAATGATGACCCAGCTCAAGAGCTACCTTATTCAGAGCACTGAGCTGCAAAATCTGCAGGAGCCAGCCACATACTCCGAGGATAAGATGG AGATAATAATTGAGGCAGCGCTGTGCAAGAGTGTTCTGAAGCCTTTGAGGGAACCAGTATACAACAGTCTAAAAGATATCCACTCCCGTGGGGGCACTTTGAAGAGGCTGAAGGAGAACCAGCAGATAGTCTTGGGCACCACCACCACAGATTTAGGGGTGACCACAAGCGTTCCTGATACACCCATTATGGAGAAGATCCAGGTGAAGCTGGGGAACCTGCATCAGGAATATTCACCTCAGAAAAAGATTGACCTGCTCCTTAAAACCTGCAAGAACATCTATGAGTCCATGTCTGTGGGCTGCCCAG GGAAAGCCCATGGCGCAGATGACTTCCTGCCTGTACTGATGTACGTGCTGGCTCGCTGCAACTTGACTGCTCTGTTGTTGGATGTAGAGTATATGATGGAACTGATGGACCCTGCACTACAGCTAGGAGAAG GCTCATACTATCTCACCACCACATATGGAGCTCTGGAGCACATTAAAAACTATGACAAACAGGCCATGACCAGGCAACTGAGCCTTGAAATCCAGGACTCCATTCACCGATGGGAGCGTCGCCGCACCCTTAATAAAGCCCGCGCCTCACGCTCCTCTGTACAG GATTTCATCAATATCTCCTTCCTGGAGGCTGGTTCCAACACTAAGACTCTAGGAGTGCGTCCTAACACCACTGCTCTCGACCTATCATCACAGTGTGCTGAAAAGTTTGAGGTGTTGGAACCTGACTCCTACTGTCTGAGCGTGTTAGTGGATGGCCACTACCAACCCCTGACCCCTAAAGAGTTTCCACTTGCTATCAAATCCAGCCTGCATCATAGTGAGCCACGTAAAGAGTATTACTTTGTATACCGCCATGGACGCTGGCCCGAACAGGAACCTGACAGCCAGACATTGTCTAGTCCTCAACCTACACGTCCCCAAGAGGACAGTTTGATCTGA
- the pth2 gene encoding tuberoinfundibular peptide of 39 residues isoform X1 has product MNCFLYHIPSSDNLYGLYVCIHSLQMVALTLPTRPTLLLIVLMSIILLTSAFPQPRLQPLPRNSPSAGQDSSKQEQWEVLYPSISLRDWSIQMLSAPDFGGVKPRTEQLGVDEWNPLSQSQVEENLVKAWPVVDWSQRVGNQQKRNIVVADDAAFREKSKLLTAMERQKWLNSYMQKLLVVN; this is encoded by the exons ATGAATTGTTTTTTATATCATATTCCTAGCTCTGATAACCTATATGGattatatgtgtgtatacattCACTGCAGATGGTGGCTCTAACCCTGCCTACTCGTCCCACACTGTTGCTCATTGTCCTAATGAGTATAATCTTGTTAACCTCTGCCTTCCCTCAACCCCGCCTTCAACCCCTGCCAAG AAACTCACCTTCAGCTGGTCAAGACAGTTCCAAACAGGAGCAATGGGAGGTTCTCTACCCTTCCATCTCACTCCGTGACTGGAGCATCCAGATGTTGTCTGCTCCAGACTTTGGTGGAGTTAAACCTAGGACCGAGCAGCTGGGTGTGGATGAGTGGAATCCTCTGAGCCAGTCACAGGTGGAAGAAAATCTGGTGAAGGCATGGCCAGTTGTTGACTGGTCTCAGAGAGTGGGTAACCAGCAAAAGAGAAACATTGTGGTGGCAGATGATGCAGCGTTCAGGGAGAAGAGTAAGCTTCTCACAGCTATGGAGAGACAAAAATGGCTGAATTCCTACATGCAGAAACTGTTGGTGGTTAACTAA
- the pth2 gene encoding tuberoinfundibular peptide of 39 residues isoform X2: MVALTLPTRPTLLLIVLMSIILLTSAFPQPRLQPLPRNSPSAGQDSSKQEQWEVLYPSISLRDWSIQMLSAPDFGGVKPRTEQLGVDEWNPLSQSQVEENLVKAWPVVDWSQRVGNQQKRNIVVADDAAFREKSKLLTAMERQKWLNSYMQKLLVVN; this comes from the exons ATGGTGGCTCTAACCCTGCCTACTCGTCCCACACTGTTGCTCATTGTCCTAATGAGTATAATCTTGTTAACCTCTGCCTTCCCTCAACCCCGCCTTCAACCCCTGCCAAG AAACTCACCTTCAGCTGGTCAAGACAGTTCCAAACAGGAGCAATGGGAGGTTCTCTACCCTTCCATCTCACTCCGTGACTGGAGCATCCAGATGTTGTCTGCTCCAGACTTTGGTGGAGTTAAACCTAGGACCGAGCAGCTGGGTGTGGATGAGTGGAATCCTCTGAGCCAGTCACAGGTGGAAGAAAATCTGGTGAAGGCATGGCCAGTTGTTGACTGGTCTCAGAGAGTGGGTAACCAGCAAAAGAGAAACATTGTGGTGGCAGATGATGCAGCGTTCAGGGAGAAGAGTAAGCTTCTCACAGCTATGGAGAGACAAAAATGGCTGAATTCCTACATGCAGAAACTGTTGGTGGTTAACTAA